The nucleotide sequence TCCGTTGTCTGTTATTTACTAAGCAACAGGCATTCATGGGAGTGGGGAATCCAGATTGGAACTTCATCTGGGGCAAAAAATCCCCACATGCCCCGGTTCCAGTTTGGATTCTGCTCTTCACATGTGGTAGCTATTTAGTAAATAAGAGCCAAGCACATGACGAGCTAATCACATGCTTAATTCATCTAATTTGGCCCTTAGAATGTTTCACCTCTTAGGTAAAAGTGGTGGAAGTAAACACAACtagcataaaaaaaaaagaatgatccTATTCCTGTGTTTTGAAATAATCACGCCCTCACCTGGAAAATGTAAAACGGAGTTGGAGAAAAGCATTTTTGGTAGGTCTCTTGTGCCGTTAACCCAGGCATAGGTACTTGTGGCCCTCTGGACGTTGTTggaatcctcatcgtgaccatcttccatctggaaacctacatcctcactgtgggaggctgtgtggatccaaaattggcctccacagtcacttacggacccaccgttaaagaccttatcttggaaggcaatcttactcggccacgagcgaTCGCCCATGATGGCCATACCAATAATAGAGCTGCTTTGCGcttgtggaactctcttccaagGATCATCAGGCATGTCCCGCCTACTTTGTTTCAGATGTTGTATTgaagtgtttttttccttttacacACAAGCGTTTGCTTATCGAACAATTACAAGTTTTGCCAGTACCTGATACTACTCTGTGATGGAGTTTTTTAGCcgttatactttttatttttctatgtGCTTTTATACACTTTTGTTCACCACATCAATATTTTATGATCAAGGAGCTTataaattttcatttaaaaaataaacacaacatGAAGCCCCAGCTGTGCTTCACAGGCTTCCTCTATTCTGTCCATGTCTTCAGGCTTCTTTCTAGTTCCCCTGAACAAGACTAACTCTGTTATCATTTGGAGCATTCtcaattttcttaaaaaaaggtgACTGCAGAGGAAATAGCTTGATCTCTTAACCAGAGTCtcctgttttaatgggattgtttcgttggacatttaattatggatgtttgtaTGTTAATGTTTGTGTCATTTTTTTATATCCTTCAaaacctattttggcattaagctaTATAATAGGAATTTTAAATTATCGGAGGTgaggaggaagtggatagagagttCTTCCTCTCATATGATACCAAATCTTAGGTCACccaatgaagatgaatggtgGGGCAACTCTAAATACAGAGAAGTCAAATGACTTCTCCAAACATCTCACAGTTAATATACAGAATTCACACCACAAAATATGGCAATGCCTGCTGGCTTAGATCGGCTTTTAGAAAGGGAAATGGCCAAATTTATGAAGAGAGAcatatgaatggctactagtcataatggcAGTACGCAACCTGAAGGATCAGAGACAGGACAAAGAACAGCTGTCGATTGCCTGCTTGTGAGCTTACCAAAGATATCAGGTTGGCCAGTGTTGAAAAtaggatactggattagatgggccttgaTCTGATGCAGCAAGACTCTTTTCACGCCCAGGGCTCTGGGAGAAATAGTAACACAACAATCCCtacatgttcaccgcccagagagctattgctagtcgggcggtataatagtctaataaataataaaataataataataaaaatgtttctCTCTGGCCCAATACAAACTCATGCTTGATCTGTAGTTGTTAAAGACGCTACTGACCATCCCACTCTTCCAGCTCTCTGGTCCAAATGTAGGTGAGGAAAAACATGTATTATGTAAATCAAACTTTATTAAAATGCTGTGTCTTGGCTCCAGCACAAACGGAGCGGCCCTTCTAGGCTGCAGGGGAAAGTTTTTCACTCCCACAGGATAGTCAGCTCAAAACCCTCATTGCTGACTCTCCTGAGGAAGTCATCGTAGTCCGTCTCATGGATGGCCATGCAGCTGTGCAAATCGAGGAAGCTCAGCTGATTGTCTGCAGATAACAGCAGATGGATGGTGCTGCTGGACACTTGGACTTGGAGCAGTGAGAGTCTGCGGAGGTGTACCAAGGCCGTGCCCTGAGGTTTCAGCACCTCCTCAAACACCCCATCCAAGGAGAAAGGCAGGCAGCAGAGACGCAAGATTTCCAGGCATGGTGAATGTTTCAGCAGGGACACAAGGCTTGCTGTAAATACCATCTCTTGCCGAGAAGATATGGGATCAAACCAGTCAGAGTATACCAGGTACACATCAGAAAGGTAGGGAAATTCATGAGGAGCAGAGCTGTTGTCCCACTCCAAGGCCTCAACTACTGGTTTCCCATCCGAGGCGCAGTTTGCTGGGGGAAGGAGGTCAGCCCAGAATTTCTGGAGATTCAAGCAGTGGCCCAGCAAGGTGCAGAAGGACTGCTCATCTTCGTAAGTGAAGCCACTGAATGCAAGGGACTGAAGCTGGGCCTTGAGGCTTGCTACCACCGGCAGGAGCTCCGTCAGGTTCCTGCCACTGCAACAGTCTATAGACAGATGGGCGAGGCTGCGCCACGACACAAAGCTTTGGACTAAGGCAGGCCCACCTCCAAGTAATACAGACACAGTTGCCAACTGTGGGCACACAGCACAAGCCACGGGCAACAAGGAAAACGTCACATGATGCATTTGCTTGAGGGCCAGCCTCACTCTACAGCTCCTTGCCTCCTCTGTGTGGGTGGGGATCCTGCATCTTGCCAGCTCCTCCAGGGAGGGAAACCCAGGGGCAAGCGGGGCAATGCCAAACTGCTGTGCATGAATCAGATATACAGCCTCTGGGACAAAATCAACCTCCAGGAATGTCAGGCTGGGCAAGGCCAGCAGCACAAAGACCACGGGCCAAACCAGGTCTtggctgagaggcctggaatTCACTGCAAGGACTTTCAGCACCTGCAATGCCGGGCAGCAGAGGGAGTCTGTGGCTTGGTCATAGGCCAGGTGGAGGAGGGAACCCGGGGACACCCTGTGGCAGAAAGAGATATCCAGCTCACGAAGCCGCTGGcagcaggagcccacggcagATAACACTTGTGCATTGCACCGGGTCTTCAAGAGGCTCAGTTTTGTGAGACATGGCAAAGCTTTCATCAGGTCAACCAGGGCACCTACAGAAATCCGGCTGCAGCCTTGGAGATCCAACGAGGACAGAATCTAccatgtgggggagggagggaaaagaacGCACACGATTTGTTTTAGTTTGCATACGACagtttttgccaacctggtgcccttcatgttttggactacaaaccccattaaccccatccagcacagaggagggcaccaagctggcacAGGTCTTTATGCACCTCATCAATTAGAATCTAGCCCACAAAGCATGCCACAATCACCCCAGCAGTGAGAAATCCTTCTCAGCCtgtgggccacattcctttctgggcaacctttcaagggccaGATGTCAgcggtgggcaaggccagaggaaaATTGGGTGATGCAATGCACATAATTTTTACCTTGGTACAGAAGGCTCACTTCCACACATGCACTCAgaaacccctctctgtcctccacccacacaagcaagaggtattagcaGAGcttaaggatacattccagccagccaaaatCCTGGGGTGCTAAGCAGGGCCAGTGACAGGGAGGCCTAGAGGGACAAATTTTACCCCCATGTTCTCACCCTGAGATAGTCATTCAGGTGCCATAAACTGGCACAGATTATACAAATTCACTGTAAATAAGGTTGTcaatgcaggcttcccataggccagTGCAAGAACACAGTGCTAGAGTACATGTGCCATTCAGAGCCGacatccattaggcacagtgcctagggcccatagtacttttaggggcccacaaaaatattttaatttcttttgaaatcagaagaaaaaaaatagggtcgaagaaaatgttttttttctcacatcagaaaaaaatgaaacttttagggcccatgaaaatctattaaattttgcctaaaacagaaaaaaatgttgaagtatttaaagttatatcaaaaataatttttaatattgatattgttaTGGTGGAAGGGGCCCACGAAgacaaaagtgcctagggcccatgaaAGTCATAATGCAGCCCCGGGGCCATTGGCCTTATCcagtaggcttttcttatgttcttaccttgcAGCGCACCTTGATGATCTGGGCGATGGCCTTGTTGACCACTCTTTTGCACCTCCCTAAGTTCAGCACTGTCAGCTGCGGCACAAGGAGCAAGCGTAGAACAGGGCGGCTCAAGCGCTTCCTTTCCCCTAACAACTGTAGCAGTTCCTCAACAACAACACCAGCTGGGTGGGAAGAAAATACCCAGATATTGACACAAAGCTTTGCATGACTTTCGGCATGTACTCTCAGGCTGTTCAGGGCTGGGAGCCAACTGTGtgcagggggggggaataaaaaacACACCAAGACCATTAGCCAGCCACTTGCATGTTTTCCAGCCAGCTTGAGAAGCCCCCGGCAAGCATGCAACAGTAGTCAGGAATTGTGGAAGTTGTAAtgaaacaacatctgaaaggctatACATTCCTCACTCCTGACTAAACGCATGCACATTTTACCTATCCTCCACGGATCTCGAAGGGGAGTACAATGTTGTCACCTGCCGTGCACACACAACTTTATCCTCAGTAACTCTAATGAGGGAGATTAGGCTGGGAGAGGATGACTgggccaaggccacccagtgagcttcatagcaaaGTGGCAATTTTAACCTGGCTTTCCTCCAGTCCTATTCAGAGATTGTAACCACTGCACCTCACTGGGGCAGCTGCGCTTCACAGACTAGGTGCCAATGTCAGGCAGCTTCTGGGTCATTTCTGGCCCTAGAAGCActgcctggatcaggccagtggcccatctagtccagcatcctattctcacagtagccaacccgatgccccaatgggaaacctacaagcaggacctgagcacaaatagctcttttccttcctgcagtttccagcaactagtaatTGGAAGCAGGCTGCCTCAGACtaaggaggcagagcatagctatcatggctagcagccactgatagccttatctttcatgaatttgtctaatcctcttttaaagctctccaagttggtggtcaacactacctcttgtgggagccaattccacagtttaactatgtgctgtgagaagtactttcttttgtctgtcctgaaccttccaacatccaGCCTCTTTGGATGTCCTTGAGTTCTAGCATTGTGAGAGAGAGAAACGTCTCTATCTGCTTTCCCCATACCACGGCCATCCACATTTTTTACACTTCTACCACgttacctcttactcaccttgtctctaaactaaagagccccaaatgctgcaatctttatttatttttatttattttatttaatttatataccgccctaagccaaaaaggccctctgggcagtgtacataaaagataaaacaagcaagatatataaatacagtaaatataacagaatcaaaaatcaaaacaacaagcaacaaaaaccaagcaacatcaaaatataacaataataagatactgtttaaaataactataaaaacaattattaaaatacattttaaaatgcctgggagaataaaaaggttttcacctggggCCGagaagatagcagcgtcggcgccaggcgtacctcatcggggagactattccacaattcgggggccaccaccgagaaggccctggttctggtcaccaccctccgagcttctcgatgggatgggactcggaggagggccttagatgtcgagcacagtgtacgggtaggttcgtattgggagaggcgttccaccgggtattgcggtcccatgccgtgtagggctttataggtcaaaaccagcactttgaatttagcccagaaacaaataggaagccagtgcagacgggccagaacaggtgttatatgagcagaccttctggtccgcgtcagtagtctggctgctgcattctggactagctgtagtttccgaactgtcttcaagggcagcccaacgtagagcgcattgcagtagtccaacctagaagttaccagagcgtgaacaactgaggcaaggtcatcactgtccagatagggacgtagctgggctaccagtcgaagatggtaaaaagcgttccgtgccaccgaggccacctgggcctccagagacaaggaaggatcgaaaagaactcccaagctacgaacctgttccttcaaggggagtgtaacccaatcaagaacaggatgaacatcctccatctgggcagtgaaggcactcaccaacagcgtctcggtcttgtctggattgagcttcagtttgttagcccccatccagtccattatcacggtcaggcaacggtttagcacgttaacagcctcacctgaagaggatgaaaaggagaaatagagttgcgtgtcatcagcatactgatgacaacgcaccccaaaactcctgatgactgcacccagcggctgcatgtagatgttgaaaagcatgggggacagtaccgatccctgcgggactccacaatggagagtccagggtgtcaagcaatgttccccaagcactaccttctggtgacgacccaccaagtaggagcggagccactgccaagcagtacccccaactcccaactccgtgagtctccccagaaggataccatggtcgatggtatcaaaagcagctgagagatcaaggagaatcaacagagtcacactccccctgtccctctcccgacaaaggtcatcatacagggcgaccaaggctgtttcggtgccaaaaccgggcctgaaaccggattgaaacggatccagataaccagtgtcatccaagagcccctggagctttcttcataggggagtcacgttatccccttgatcattttggttgcccttttctgacccTCTTTTCCTTCTTGAGAGAGTGGTGATGAAAGAAGGTTGCATGAGGTGGGATAGGATAGGAAAGGATAGAAGAGATTGTGCAAAAGGGCACATGGAAACAACTCCCTGCCCTTGCATGCCTCCCACTTTCCACCCACTCCAATGACGAAGCAGCCTAAAACTGGAGTCAGCCAGTGACAGGGGATCCTCTTCTGCTGGTTCACTTCCCTATTCCTCTCCCAGCCTAACCAATCaaagctgtggctcagtggcaaagcatctgctttgcaggcagaaggtcccaggttcaattccaagcatctccaggtagggctgggaaaggtccTTGACTGAaaacctgcagagctgctgccagtcagtgtagacaatactgatctagatagaTCAATATAACACAGCTTCCTGCGTCCCATACGTTTCCTGCACTGTGGAAAGGAGCAGAGGAAATAGCATTGGCAATCCACAGGGGGAAGGCAGGCTTAGTCCACTCAGTATTCAAAACAGCCTGCCGGTGCAAACATTGGCTGACCAATAGTTCTCAAAGACgtgggtttgtttttgtataaaaTCTGGATAACCTAGAGATTGTCTGCACAAGTAATTGCATGCACTAAGCTCCTAAGAGCAGCACTGgggaacctggtaccctccagaactttcatcaccatttggccatgctggccggggctgatgagaTTGGGAAAGaccgtagctcaggggcagagcatctgctttacatgcagaaggtcccacgttcaatccctggaatctccagggaagactgggagagactgctgtctgaaatcctggagagccgctgccagtcagtgtagacaatactgagcaagatggactaatggcctgactcaggatgagttgggagtccaacaacacttggagaGCAACTGATTCCCCCAATCCTGCCTTTAAGAAAggccttcccacccacccacccacccacccacttggTTTTCCCAGCCAGGTGAGACTGACTGTAAGTTTAACAGACCACCTGCATGGGATGCTATGAGGCACATGGATGAACGCTGCCAATGTCCACATGGCAAACCAGCCACCTGATTGTTTCACAACTTGTCCAGATTGACTTTTGCACTGCAAACAATGCAGTAATGAGCTGGCTACTTCACCACAGCTCCAggtgcagcacacacacacacacacacacacacacacacacatggcttgGCACCAGTATGTTTTTCTTGTCAGTATATCCTCTGCCTCCCACTTGTCTTATGCCTCTTACGCAGCTCACTGAAGGGCCCCGTAACAGAGTGAAAGTTGTGCTCCTCAGGGTGGTTTTCCACGTAAGCCTTGACCCAGATCTGGTGCATATGCCCAGCCACATTCTCCAGGCACAGCCTTTGCAGCGAGCGGACCCTCGTTTTCTTGGGCATGGAACTCCTGAAGACTGAGAGAAGGATAAGAAAAAGGAATTGACGGGATTCTCATTTATGCTTGAAGATGCTCCTTTGCAAGATATGTTTTCAAGTCAGAATTACAGACATGACCAACAGGTTAAGATCTTTCCAAGCCCTTGTAACTCTTTCCTTTCTCATGACATCCATATGCAAGACCTCACCCCCCTTCAGGCAGGCTCATTTGGTGCTGATGTAATTTCAGAGCCAGATGAACTGGTGCATCTAATTTTATTtgatgtttaatttttttctaatccatttattttgttgtttttagtgcAACCTTTGTAAGTTTATCTGTTAATGTTTTTGATGGGGAGGAGTACAAACCCGTAAAATGATTTCTAACTCAGCTGCGATTGCCTTCGTTTTTCTTTGGGTTTGAACCTTCATCAATCTTTTCAAAATCTCCATGTGAGCCCACGATTACCCAAATATTCCAAGGGTGAGCAAAAACATAAATCTATTGGTCAATCTCTGGCTGACTTGTCATAGATCAGCAAACGTTTCTGACTTCCAAATGTTTTAATAATAGCAAAAACtatacatgtgtgtatatatatgtctcacataactgaaacaaataaaacattgGGGCAGAAGAGACaagacttaggccacattcataccatacatttattgcactactataaacagttgtggcttcttccaaagaatcatgggaagtgtagtttgtgaagtgtgctgagagttgttaggaggcagaGTGAAATGACATCAGCACcagatgccagtgtggtgtagccgttaagagtgttggactaagccctgggagaccagagttcaaatccccattcagccatgaagcttgttgggtgaccttgggccagtcacattgtctcagcctaacctacttcacagggttgttgtgaggataaaatggaggaggagaACTATGCATGTTACCCTGACCTTGTtcaaggaaaggtaggatataagtgtaataaataaataaatcttcaccTTAGTGATCTGTAGTAATAATTGAATTTAATGGACACAGAATTTGACCCATCAGCCAAGATAAATTgtatcctgcattgagcagggactcAATGGCCTCACAGCCCCgtccaactctaagattctatgagTGGTTTAACACAGTGCATCTTCCCAGAGTATTCTGGGGACTGTAACTATGAGGGGAACACAGATCTCCTaaccctctcagcacccttcacaagctatatttctcaggattctttcagaaatgccatgactgtttaaagtggaataaatgtggtcCATGACTAGATTTTTGTGTGAAAAGGCAGCACTGCAAAGCTGGCTTATTTGTAATCGCACTTTCAAGTGTTTTCAGAGTCTTATAAACCACCTAAAGGGGACAGTGTGCAACCTGAAAGGtagatcaattttttttaaaatgggtaaATCCATGGTTTTGCAAATATGTTCACCTGcctttaatttcatttatttattacaaatacgtataacccacccttcaccacgTGTTCCCAGGGTGGGGGGCATACATAGAGAATCAacataaacaaattaaaacaacggAGCACAAGTCTAACTAAATACCCGAGCCGCTATGCAAACACTGGCCTCCAGTTGG is from Rhineura floridana isolate rRhiFlo1 chromosome 3, rRhiFlo1.hap2, whole genome shotgun sequence and encodes:
- the LOC133380990 gene encoding uncharacterized protein LOC133380990 encodes the protein MPKKTRVRSLQRLCLENVAGHMHQIWVKAYVENHPEEHNFHSVTGPFSELPGVVVEELLQLLGERKRLSRPVLRLLLVPQLTVLNLGRCKRVVNKAIAQIIKVRCKILSSLDLQGCSRISVGALVDLMKALPCLTKLSLLKTRCNAQVLSAVGSCCQRLRELDISFCHRVSPGSLLHLAYDQATDSLCCPALQVLKVLAVNSRPLSQDLVWPVVFVLLALPSLTFLEVDFVPEAVYLIHAQQFGIAPLAPGFPSLEELARCRIPTHTEEARSCRVRLALKQMHHVTFSLLPVACAVCPQLATVSVLLGGGPALVQSFVSWRSLAHLSIDCCSGRNLTELLPVVASLKAQLQSLAFSGFTYEDEQSFCTLLGHCLNLQKFWADLLPPANCASDGKPVVEALEWDNSSAPHEFPYLSDVYLVYSDWFDPISSRQEMVFTASLVSLLKHSPCLEILRLCCLPFSLDGVFEEVLKPQGTALVHLRRLSLLQVQVSSSTIHLLLSADNQLSFLDLHSCMAIHETDYDDFLRRVSNEGFELTILWE